In the Sinomonas cyclohexanicum genome, GGCCACGTCCGGTGCGACGCGCTCGCGGACGAACCGCAGGCCGGCCAGATCCTCGCTCGAGACCGGCTCCTCGAACCACCTCACGTCCGCGTCCCGGAGGGGCTCCGCGATCCGCACAGCCTGCTTGGGCGTGTAGGCGCCATTCGCATCGACGAACAGCTCCACGTCGGGCCCCACGGCCTTTCGCGCCAGGCCCACGCGTTCGACGTCACGTGCCTCCGCCGCGCCGCGGTCCTGCCCGATCTTGATCTTCACGCGCGGAATCCCCTGCGACCGCCAACCGCCGAGCTGCGCGGCGAGCCGCGCGTCCGTGTAGGACGTGAAGCCGCCGCTGCCGTACACGGGCACCTCGTGGCGCGCCGCGCCGAGGAGGTCGTGCAGCGGCAGGCCCGCGAGGCGCGCGGCGAGGTCCCACAGCGCGCAGTCGACGGCCGACGCCGCGTACGCACCCGCGCCGAGCTGACCCACGTTGCGCAGGGCGCGCGACATGGACTCGGCGGCCGCCGGCACGGCGAACGCATCGGCGCCGCGGACCGCAGGCGCGAGCAGCCCCGTGACCAGACCGACGAGGGCCGCCGGGCCGTACGTGTAGCCCACGCCCGTGGCGCCGGCGGCCGAGGCATGGACCACGACGACGGTCGTCGAGTCCCACGCGAACGTCCCGTCCGCCTCGGGCGCGTCCGTCGGGACGGTATACGCCGCGGCGGTGACGGCCGAGACCGAGGCGCCCGATCCGGCGTCGTGCGGCCCGTGGTTCGCCGACGCGGTAGCTGACGCGGTCACTTCCGGTGCCCGGGGAGCAGCTCCTGCGCCTTGGTCTTGAGGCCCTCCTTGATGAAGTCCCACGCGTGCTCGTCGCCGCGGAGCGCGCTCTTGGCGGTGTTCATCGCCTGCTCGAGCGTGGCGTGCGGCGGGATGGGCGGGACGTTGGGGTCGGTGCGGACGTCGAGCACGGTGGGCCGGGCCGCGGTGAGGGCCTGGTCCCACGCCGAGCCGAGCGCGTCCGGGTTGTCGACCGAGACCGCCCCGAGGCCCAGGCCCGCCGCGAACGCCGCGTAGTCCACGTCGGGCAGTTCCTGCGTCATGGGGATGGTGGGGGAGCCGCTGAACGCGCGCAGCTCCCACGTGACCTGATTGAGGTCGTTGTTGTGGAGCACCACGACGACCAGCCGCGGGTCTTCCCACTCCTCCCAGTAGCGCGCGATGGTGATGAGCTCGGCGAGCCCGTTCATCTGCATCGCGCCGTCGCCCTCGAACGCGATGACCGGCCGGTCCGGGTGGGCGAACTTGGCGCCGATCGCGTACGGCACCGCGGGCCCCATCGTGGCGAGGTTGCCCGAGAGGCTCCCGCGCACGCCGGGGGTGAAGCGCAGCTGGCGGGCGTACCAGTTGGCGGCACTGCCGGAGTCCGCGGCGATGAGGGCGTTGGCGGGGAGCCGGTCCGAGAATTCGGAGAACACCCGGAGCGGGTTGACCGGATCGGCCTCGACCATGGCCTCGCTCGCCATGCTGTCCCACCACTTCGCGACCTTGTCCTCGATGTCCTCGCGCCAGCCGCGCTCCTCCTTGCGGACGAGGAGCGGGATCAGCGCGCGCAGGGCCTCGGCGGCGTCGGCCACGAGGTTCACCTCGTACGGGTAGCGCAGCCCGATCATGGTCGGGTCCACGTCGATCTGGACCCCACGGGCCTGGCCCGGCTCGGGCATGAACTGGGCGTATGGGAAGCTTGAGCCGACCGTCAGGATCGTGTCGCAGTCCCGCATCATCTCGTAGCTGGGCCGCGTGCCGAGCAGGCCGATCGAGCCCGTGACGAACGGGAGCGTGTCAGGCAGCGCATCCTTGCCGAGCAGCGCCTTCGCGACGCCCGCCCCGAGGAGGTCGGCGACCTCCTGGACCTCGGCCGCGGCGTTCCGGGCGCCCTGCCCGATGAGCATGGCCACCTTCTTGCCCTTGTTGAGGATCTCGGCGGCCTTGCGGATCCCGTCCATGTCCGGCCGCATGTCCGGCCACGCCACGCCAAGGCTCGAGGGGATCATCTTCATCTCGTGCGTCGGCGCAGAGTACTCGAGCTCCTGGACGTCGGCGGGGATGATGACGGCGGTCGGCGCGCGC is a window encoding:
- a CDS encoding enolase C-terminal domain-like protein, which gives rise to MTASATASANHGPHDAGSGASVSAVTAAAYTVPTDAPEADGTFAWDSTTVVVVHASAAGATGVGYTYGPAALVGLVTGLLAPAVRGADAFAVPAAAESMSRALRNVGQLGAGAYAASAVDCALWDLAARLAGLPLHDLLGAARHEVPVYGSGGFTSYTDARLAAQLGGWRSQGIPRVKIKIGQDRGAAEARDVERVGLARKAVGPDVELFVDANGAYTPKQAVRIAEPLRDADVRWFEEPVSSEDLAGLRFVRERVAPDVAAGEYLTRLAEAERMCAEGAVDCLQADVTRCGGITRWLRVAAVAAAHGVGFSGHCAPAISAAPAAAAVGLRHLEWFHDHVRLEGMLFDGTLDPAGGTIAPDADAPGNGLTLRAADAERFRVA
- a CDS encoding thiamine pyrophosphate-requiring protein; translated protein: MASQNVAEFLLERLKAWDVTTVFGYPGDGINGIVTALGDGDGPKFVQSRHEEMSAFEAVGYAKFTGRVGVCLATSGPGAIHLLNGLYDAKLDHVPVVAIVGQAARTSIGGSFQQEVDLPTLFKDVASDYVQLVTVPEQLPNVLDRAIRIASARRAPTAVIIPADVQELEYSAPTHEMKMIPSSLGVAWPDMRPDMDGIRKAAEILNKGKKVAMLIGQGARNAAAEVQEVADLLGAGVAKALLGKDALPDTLPFVTGSIGLLGTRPSYEMMRDCDTILTVGSSFPYAQFMPEPGQARGVQIDVDPTMIGLRYPYEVNLVADAAEALRALIPLLVRKEERGWREDIEDKVAKWWDSMASEAMVEADPVNPLRVFSEFSDRLPANALIAADSGSAANWYARQLRFTPGVRGSLSGNLATMGPAVPYAIGAKFAHPDRPVIAFEGDGAMQMNGLAELITIARYWEEWEDPRLVVVVLHNNDLNQVTWELRAFSGSPTIPMTQELPDVDYAAFAAGLGLGAVSVDNPDALGSAWDQALTAARPTVLDVRTDPNVPPIPPHATLEQAMNTAKSALRGDEHAWDFIKEGLKTKAQELLPGHRK